The following coding sequences are from one Azospirillum humicireducens window:
- a CDS encoding ISAs1 family transposase — MERTANHTKAAASIPCNTTRVRNFWMRYYLCSTTLDAETFARAVRAHWGIENRLHWVLDVVFHDDLTRLRSGNGPQNMAIIRHIAMNLVRMPADKQSLKVRRKRANLDPDYLERLIRQSNTLT; from the coding sequence ATAGAGCGGACAGCGAATCACACCAAAGCCGCAGCCTCAATCCCCTGCAACACAACGCGAGTCAGAAATTTCTGGATGCGGTATTATCTGTGCTCCACCACCCTGGACGCCGAGACGTTCGCTCGCGCCGTTCGCGCTCATTGGGGCATCGAGAACCGCCTGCACTGGGTGCTCGACGTCGTCTTCCACGATGACCTCACCCGCCTCAGGTCAGGAAACGGGCCTCAAAACATGGCCATCATCCGTCATATCGCCATGAACCTCGTCCGAATGCCCGCCGACAAGCAAAGCCTCAAAGTCAGGCGAAAACGCGCCAATCTCGACCCAGACTATCTCGAACGCCTCATCCGACAATCCAACACGTTAACCTGA
- a CDS encoding IS256 family transposase, producing MTDDRMALIEQIQKSTDGDCLRSVAEHTLHRLMDFEVEALIGAARHERSDTRTTYRNGSRPRQLDTRLGTLDLKIPKLRQGSYFPAFLEPRKTAEKALTAVIQEAWIQGVSTRKVDDLVQALGMTGISKSQVSALCQEIDTRVQSFLERPLEGDWPYLWLDATYLKVRQDGRIVSIAAIIATGVNQDGRREILGLGLGQSEAAIFWIEFLRGLVRRGLKGVKLVISDAHEGLKAAISQVLSATWQRCRVHFLRSLLCHVPKGQQTVVSAAVRQVFVQPDRKIAGEVWRHVADQLRARFPKVAALLDAAEHDVLAYMDYPEAHRTKLHSTNPLERLNKEVKRRTDVVGIFPNEESVRRLVGAILLEQNDDWQLQHRYLTLETMAGIAAADEPAITPLPSTKAA from the coding sequence ATGACCGACGACAGAATGGCACTGATCGAGCAGATCCAGAAGAGCACGGATGGCGACTGTCTGCGCTCCGTCGCCGAGCACACGTTGCATCGGCTGATGGACTTCGAGGTCGAGGCGCTGATCGGCGCCGCGCGGCATGAGCGCAGCGACACGCGCACCACCTATCGCAACGGCTCGCGCCCGCGCCAGCTCGATACCCGGCTCGGCACGCTGGACCTGAAGATCCCCAAGCTGCGGCAGGGCAGCTACTTCCCTGCCTTCCTGGAGCCGCGCAAGACGGCCGAGAAGGCGCTCACCGCGGTCATCCAGGAGGCCTGGATCCAGGGCGTCTCAACCCGGAAGGTCGATGACCTCGTCCAGGCACTCGGTATGACCGGCATCTCCAAGTCCCAGGTTTCGGCGCTGTGCCAGGAGATCGACACCCGGGTACAGTCCTTCTTGGAGCGTCCGCTGGAGGGGGACTGGCCGTACCTCTGGCTGGATGCCACCTACCTGAAGGTCCGCCAAGACGGCCGCATCGTCTCGATCGCCGCGATAATCGCCACCGGCGTCAATCAGGATGGGCGGCGCGAGATCCTCGGCCTTGGGCTGGGGCAATCGGAGGCGGCGATCTTCTGGATCGAGTTCCTGCGCGGCCTCGTACGGCGCGGGCTGAAAGGCGTGAAGCTGGTGATATCCGATGCCCATGAGGGGCTGAAGGCGGCGATCAGCCAAGTGCTGAGCGCCACCTGGCAACGTTGCCGTGTTCATTTCCTTCGTTCGCTGCTGTGCCATGTGCCCAAGGGGCAGCAGACCGTGGTGTCGGCCGCCGTGCGCCAAGTGTTCGTGCAGCCCGACCGCAAGATCGCCGGCGAGGTCTGGCGCCATGTCGCCGATCAGCTGCGGGCACGCTTCCCCAAGGTGGCGGCGCTGCTCGATGCCGCCGAGCACGATGTGCTCGCCTACATGGACTATCCAGAGGCACACCGCACCAAACTACACTCGACGAATCCTCTTGAACGTCTCAACAAGGAAGTGAAACGCCGCACGGATGTTGTTGGCATATTCCCAAATGAAGAAAGTGTTCGAAGGCTCGTCGGTGCGATCTTGCTGGAACAGAACGACGACTGGCAGCTTCAACACCGGTACCTGACGCTCGAAACCATGGCCGGTATCGCCGCCGCCGATGAGCCCGCTATCACACCGCTCCCCTCAACAAAGGCGGCCTGA
- a CDS encoding sensor histidine kinase → MGAFSTTPMDVTRRRLNAATVQPARPAVSNSSLYFSILTSVAMVALVAFFISCRISRPLKQIGEAAERLGRGESVELDERRGPDEVRRAATAFNTMGARLRRFVDDRTRMLAAVSHDLRTPITNLRLRVELLDEGETKQRMLDNVEELRLTAEAMLSFAREEGSEEARAVDLVSLVESVCEDMADVGAPVSFDGAAKLPAICRPIAMRRVVRNLVENAIAYGAEARVSVRPDGGDIRVTVEDRGPGIPAVDIERVFEPFVRLETSRNRSTGGVGLGLSIARSIVRGHGGDICLENRQDGGLRAVLTLPAMHVVGDDRQGRRTPARQIAA, encoded by the coding sequence ATGGGCGCTTTTTCCACCACGCCCATGGACGTTACCCGCCGCCGGCTGAACGCCGCCACGGTACAGCCGGCACGGCCGGCAGTGTCAAACAGCTCGCTGTATTTCTCCATCCTGACCTCGGTCGCCATGGTAGCGCTGGTCGCCTTCTTCATTTCGTGCCGCATCTCGCGGCCACTCAAGCAGATCGGCGAAGCGGCCGAGCGGCTTGGACGGGGGGAGTCGGTGGAGCTGGACGAGCGGAGGGGGCCTGACGAGGTTCGCCGTGCAGCGACCGCCTTCAACACCATGGGCGCGCGCCTGCGACGCTTCGTCGATGACCGCACACGGATGCTGGCAGCGGTCAGCCACGACCTGCGCACCCCCATCACCAACCTGCGCCTGAGGGTGGAACTGCTCGACGAGGGCGAAACGAAGCAGCGCATGCTGGACAATGTGGAGGAACTCCGGCTGACCGCCGAGGCCATGCTGTCCTTCGCCCGCGAGGAGGGTAGCGAGGAGGCGCGGGCCGTGGATCTCGTCTCGCTGGTTGAAAGCGTGTGCGAGGACATGGCCGACGTCGGCGCCCCCGTGAGTTTCGATGGTGCCGCCAAACTGCCGGCGATATGCCGCCCGATCGCCATGCGGCGGGTCGTCCGCAACCTCGTTGAAAACGCCATCGCCTATGGTGCCGAGGCCAGGGTTTCCGTGCGTCCCGACGGCGGCGACATTCGGGTGACCGTCGAGGACAGGGGGCCTGGCATCCCGGCGGTGGACATCGAGCGGGTGTTCGAACCTTTCGTCAGGCTTGAGACATCGCGCAACCGGAGCACCGGCGGCGTCGGGCTTGGGCTGTCCATCGCCCGCTCCATCGTCCGCGGCCATGGTGGCGACATCTGCCTGGAGAACCGGCAGGATGGCGGCTTGCGCGCCGTCCTCACGCTTCCGGCAATGCATGTCGTCGGTGACGACCGACAGGGCAGGCGTACACCTGCGCGGCAGATCGCGGCCTGA
- a CDS encoding aldo/keto reductase produces the protein MKTRILGKSGLEVSAIGFGCMGLNFSYGHALSREESVALIRQAVERGVTLFDTAEIYGPFTNEEIVGEALKPVRDQVVIATKFGFNIVDGKMAGVNSRPERIKAVAEGSLKRLGVEVIDLFYQHRVDPNVPIEDVAGAVKDLIREGKVKHFGLSEPGAHTVRRAHAVQPVTALQNEYSLWTRGPETNGILDACEELGIGLVAYSPLGKGFLTGAMDKDTKIGENDFRKILPRFTPEAMEKNQALVDLLKRIAVEKKATPAQIALAWLLARKPWIVPIPGTTKLHRLDENLAAAALELTAGDLAEIERAAAEIAVEGQRYPEHLMKTTGL, from the coding sequence ATGAAGACGCGTATCCTAGGGAAAAGTGGCCTGGAGGTTTCGGCGATCGGCTTCGGTTGTATGGGGCTCAACTTCAGTTACGGTCATGCGCTGAGCCGGGAGGAGAGTGTCGCGTTGATCCGGCAGGCGGTGGAGCGTGGCGTCACCCTCTTCGACACGGCTGAAATTTATGGCCCCTTCACCAATGAGGAGATCGTCGGCGAAGCACTGAAGCCGGTGCGCGACCAGGTGGTGATCGCCACCAAATTCGGCTTCAACATCGTCGACGGCAAGATGGCTGGCGTGAACAGCCGCCCGGAGCGCATCAAGGCGGTCGCGGAAGGGTCGCTGAAGCGGCTTGGCGTCGAAGTGATCGACCTTTTCTACCAGCACCGCGTCGATCCGAACGTGCCGATCGAGGATGTCGCCGGCGCGGTCAAGGATTTGATCCGGGAAGGCAAGGTCAAGCATTTCGGTCTGTCCGAACCCGGTGCCCACACCGTCCGCCGGGCGCACGCGGTCCAGCCGGTCACCGCGCTACAGAACGAGTATTCGCTGTGGACGCGTGGTCCGGAGACCAACGGCATTCTCGATGCCTGCGAGGAGCTGGGCATCGGGCTGGTCGCCTACAGCCCGCTCGGCAAGGGCTTCCTGACCGGCGCCATGGACAAGGACACCAAGATCGGCGAGAACGACTTCCGCAAGATTCTCCCACGCTTCACGCCTGAGGCGATGGAAAAGAATCAGGCATTGGTCGACCTGCTGAAACGCATCGCCGTGGAGAAAAAAGCCACGCCGGCGCAGATCGCCCTCGCCTGGCTGCTGGCGCGGAAGCCCTGGATCGTGCCGATCCCCGGCACCACCAAGCTGCACCGGCTGGACGAGAACCTCGCCGCCGCCGCTCTCGAGCTGACCGCCGGCGACCTCGCCGAAATCGAGCGCGCCGCCGCGGAGATTGCGGTGGAGGGGCAACGCTATCCCGAGCATCTGATGAAGACCACCGGCCTCTGA
- a CDS encoding flavodoxin, whose amino-acid sequence MTAALSLPLAMGVGLSAGSAAVRQVQSRAVPLVAFFSRTGNTRVVAGQIRRARDADLFEIEPAAPYPEDYKAIVMQADQERQTLA is encoded by the coding sequence ATGACGGCGGCGCTCTCTCTGCCTCTGGCGATGGGAGTGGGCCTTTCGGCCGGTTCCGCCGCCGTCCGGCAGGTTCAATCCCGGGCAGTGCCTCTGGTCGCCTTTTTCTCCCGCACCGGCAACACCCGCGTCGTCGCGGGCCAGATCCGGCGGGCTCGTGACGCGGACCTGTTCGAGATCGAGCCAGCCGCCCCCTATCCCGAAGACTATAAGGCGATCGTCATGCAGGCGGACCAGGAGCGGCAAACCCTTGCGTAA
- a CDS encoding multidrug effflux MFS transporter has product MSMVSSVTAPARAPSHGWRMLGILSALMGFASISTDLYLPAMPAIGQALGADTGMVELTVSGYLIGFSLGQLLWGPISDRIGRRLPVAVGLVLFAIGSAGCAMAGGAGALIGWRIVQAMGACAGVVLARAMVRDLYEGHRAAQMLSTLMTVMAVAPLLGPIVGGQILAVAGWRAIFWVLVGVGFITLAALFTLPETLPAERRNREPLGRALLRYGDLIRQRRLLGYAGAGGFFYGGMFAYIAGTPFAYVTYHHVPPQMYGLLFGAGIVGIMATNTVNARLVRRLGSDRLLRGGAGMAALAGLVLAAAAWTGWGGLWGLAVPLFLFASATGFIVANSIAGAMAGYPERAGAVSALIGAVHYGSGIVSSALVGEFADGTPWPMGWVIAFTGIGSLLCARLLVPSTRATARTS; this is encoded by the coding sequence ATGTCCATGGTCTCCAGCGTCACAGCGCCCGCCCGGGCGCCGAGCCACGGCTGGCGCATGCTCGGCATTCTCAGCGCGCTGATGGGCTTCGCCTCCATCTCGACCGACCTCTACCTGCCCGCCATGCCGGCGATCGGACAGGCGCTCGGCGCCGATACCGGCATGGTCGAGCTGACCGTGTCGGGGTATCTGATCGGCTTCAGCCTGGGGCAACTGCTTTGGGGACCGATCAGCGACCGCATCGGCCGTCGCCTGCCGGTGGCGGTCGGATTGGTGCTGTTCGCCATCGGATCAGCCGGCTGCGCCATGGCGGGCGGCGCCGGGGCGTTGATCGGCTGGCGCATCGTGCAGGCCATGGGCGCCTGTGCCGGCGTGGTGCTGGCTCGGGCGATGGTCCGCGACCTCTATGAGGGCCATCGCGCCGCCCAGATGCTGTCGACGCTGATGACGGTGATGGCGGTGGCCCCCCTGCTTGGGCCGATCGTCGGCGGACAGATTCTCGCCGTCGCCGGTTGGCGGGCGATCTTCTGGGTGCTGGTCGGCGTCGGTTTCATCACGCTCGCCGCCCTGTTCACCCTGCCCGAGACGCTGCCGGCCGAGCGCCGCAACCGCGAACCGCTCGGCCGGGCGTTGCTGCGTTACGGCGATCTCATCCGGCAGCGCCGGCTGCTCGGTTACGCCGGGGCGGGCGGGTTCTTCTACGGCGGCATGTTCGCCTACATCGCCGGCACGCCCTTCGCCTACGTCACCTACCACCATGTCCCGCCGCAGATGTACGGCCTGCTGTTCGGGGCCGGCATCGTCGGCATCATGGCCACCAACACCGTCAACGCGCGGCTGGTGCGGCGGCTGGGCAGCGACCGGCTGCTGCGCGGCGGGGCCGGCATGGCAGCACTCGCCGGACTGGTGCTGGCGGCGGCGGCCTGGACCGGCTGGGGCGGACTCTGGGGACTGGCGGTGCCGCTGTTCCTGTTCGCCTCGGCAACCGGCTTCATCGTCGCCAACTCCATCGCCGGCGCGATGGCGGGCTACCCCGAACGGGCCGGCGCCGTGTCCGCGCTGATCGGAGCGGTCCATTACGGCAGCGGCATCGTCAGTTCGGCCCTGGTCGGGGAGTTCGCGGACGGCACGCCCTGGCCGATGGGCTGGGTCATCGCCTTCACCGGGATCGGCAGCCTGCTGTGCGCCCGGCTGCTCGTTCCCTCCACACGCGCCACTGCGAGGACATCATGA
- a CDS encoding formylglycine-generating enzyme family protein — MKTVLNRRGVLASAASVAVLLGTSKCALARNAVDTITNGIGMEFRLIPAGSFLMGSPDSDREARDFEKPQHRVTISRPFYLARHEVTQAQWEAVMGSNPYTLDRSNPYYGLPGMAERITRPDHPATVSWNDAQRFIARLNEREGGNRYRLPTEAEWEYAARAGTTTAYSFGDNAVELGRYAWYGEDFATGGTHPVGRKAPNPWGLYDIHGNAWEWVRDWYDPAYYANSPATDPQGPEQGGERVVRGGSWHTTATSWRTAFRRSYVPDYRGISIGFRLLRTAE, encoded by the coding sequence ATGAAGACGGTGCTGAATCGCCGTGGGGTGCTGGCCTCGGCGGCATCCGTTGCCGTGCTGCTCGGAACCTCGAAGTGCGCCCTTGCCCGGAATGCCGTGGACACCATCACCAACGGCATCGGCATGGAGTTTCGGCTGATCCCGGCCGGCAGCTTCCTCATGGGATCGCCCGACAGCGACCGCGAGGCCCGAGACTTCGAAAAGCCTCAGCACAGGGTCACCATCAGCCGGCCCTTCTACCTCGCCCGCCATGAGGTGACGCAGGCGCAATGGGAAGCGGTGATGGGCTCGAACCCCTACACGCTCGACCGCTCCAATCCCTATTACGGCCTGCCCGGCATGGCGGAACGGATCACACGTCCCGACCACCCGGCCACGGTGTCCTGGAATGACGCGCAACGATTCATCGCCCGCCTCAACGAGCGGGAAGGCGGCAACCGCTACCGCCTGCCAACCGAGGCGGAGTGGGAATATGCAGCCCGCGCCGGAACGACCACGGCCTATTCCTTCGGCGACAACGCGGTGGAGTTGGGCCGCTACGCCTGGTACGGCGAGGATTTCGCCACGGGTGGGACGCATCCCGTCGGGCGCAAGGCGCCGAACCCCTGGGGCCTCTACGACATCCACGGCAATGCCTGGGAATGGGTGCGGGACTGGTACGACCCGGCCTACTACGCCAACAGTCCGGCAACCGATCCGCAAGGGCCGGAACAGGGGGGCGAACGCGTCGTGCGCGGCGGCAGCTGGCACACCACGGCGACGAGCTGGCGGACGGCCTTCCGACGCAGCTACGTCCCCGACTACCGCGGCATCAGCATCGGCTTCCGCCTGCTGAGGACGGCGGAATAG
- a CDS encoding SDR family oxidoreductase produces MSTLPLTVLVVGATGSIGRLVVEEAIQQGHAVRALVRDPARACRLPAQAQIVIGDVTRPETLSAAMDGIDAVVFTLGSDGAGKAGAESVDYGGVRNVLRALGRRQARLALMTSIGVTNRTGAYNRATEAHDWKRRSERLVRATGLPYTIVRPGWFDCNGPDEHRLVLLQGDTRRAGAPSDGVIARRQIAEMLVRSLTSDQAVRKTFELVAARGLAQDDVDSLFAALDADPSCALDGVHDTANMPLAEEPRRVRDDLDAVLARQPITSEPDRRTNRLP; encoded by the coding sequence ATGTCAACGCTTCCCCTGACCGTGCTTGTCGTCGGCGCGACCGGCAGCATCGGGCGCCTCGTCGTCGAGGAGGCAATTCAGCAGGGCCACGCCGTGCGCGCCCTGGTGCGCGATCCAGCCAGAGCATGTCGGCTTCCGGCGCAAGCGCAGATCGTCATTGGAGATGTCACCCGACCCGAAACGCTGTCCGCCGCCATGGACGGCATCGATGCCGTCGTGTTCACCCTCGGCTCGGACGGCGCCGGCAAAGCGGGAGCGGAGAGCGTCGATTACGGCGGCGTGCGCAACGTCCTTCGCGCGCTCGGGCGGCGGCAGGCGCGCCTTGCGCTGATGACCTCGATCGGGGTCACCAACCGCACGGGCGCCTATAACCGCGCGACCGAGGCCCATGATTGGAAACGCCGCTCCGAACGGCTTGTCCGCGCCACCGGGTTGCCATACACAATCGTCCGGCCCGGCTGGTTCGACTGCAACGGTCCGGACGAGCACCGTCTCGTGCTGCTACAGGGTGACACACGCCGGGCCGGCGCCCCCAGCGACGGCGTCATCGCCCGGCGCCAGATCGCCGAGATGCTGGTCCGCAGCCTCACATCCGACCAGGCGGTGCGGAAGACCTTCGAACTCGTCGCCGCCCGCGGCCTTGCCCAGGACGACGTCGACAGCTTGTTCGCCGCTCTCGACGCCGACCCGTCATGCGCGCTGGACGGCGTTCACGATACGGCGAACATGCCGTTGGCCGAGGAACCGCGGCGGGTGCGTGACGACCTGGATGCGGTCCTCGCCCGCCAGCCCATCACTTCGGAGCCAGATCGCCGAACCAATAGGCTGCCGTGA
- a CDS encoding SDR family oxidoreductase — protein MPQVIVLIGAGSIGQAIARRVGAGKHVLLADLRQENADAAAKTLSEAGFDVSAATVDVSSRSSVQALVGTASARGEVFGVIHAAGVSPTQAKPETILKVDLYGTALVLEEFGNVIARGGSAVVIASQSGHRLPPLTAEQNKALATTPTEELLALPMLQPDQVKDPLHAYQISKRGNSLRVMAEAVRWGKRGARVNTISPGIIITPLAKDELEGPRGPGYRHMIELSAAGRAGTPDEVGTVGALLMGADGAFITGSDFLLDGGVTAAYWFGDLAPK, from the coding sequence ATGCCACAGGTAATCGTTTTGATCGGAGCCGGTTCAATCGGCCAGGCGATCGCACGCCGGGTCGGTGCCGGCAAGCATGTTCTGCTTGCCGACCTGCGTCAGGAAAATGCCGATGCCGCGGCAAAAACACTGAGCGAGGCCGGCTTCGACGTCAGCGCCGCGACGGTCGACGTGTCGTCGCGCTCGTCGGTTCAGGCGCTGGTCGGGACGGCCTCCGCCCGCGGCGAGGTCTTCGGCGTCATCCATGCCGCCGGAGTGTCCCCGACGCAAGCCAAGCCGGAAACCATTCTCAAGGTCGATCTCTACGGCACCGCGCTGGTGCTGGAGGAATTCGGCAACGTCATCGCGCGCGGCGGCTCCGCTGTCGTGATCGCGTCGCAGTCGGGTCACCGCCTGCCCCCGCTCACGGCCGAGCAGAACAAGGCCCTTGCGACGACGCCCACCGAGGAACTGCTCGCCCTGCCGATGCTGCAGCCCGATCAGGTGAAGGATCCCCTCCACGCCTATCAGATCTCGAAGCGGGGGAACTCCCTGCGGGTGATGGCGGAGGCTGTTCGCTGGGGGAAGCGGGGCGCGCGGGTCAACACGATCAGCCCGGGAATCATCATCACGCCGTTGGCCAAGGATGAGCTGGAGGGACCGCGCGGCCCCGGCTACCGGCACATGATCGAGCTCTCGGCGGCCGGGCGGGCCGGAACCCCGGATGAGGTGGGAACCGTCGGCGCGCTCCTCATGGGAGCCGACGGCGCGTTCATCACCGGCAGCGACTTCCTGTTGGATGGCGGCGTCACGGCAGCCTATTGGTTCGGCGATCTGGCTCCGAAGTGA
- a CDS encoding cupin domain-containing protein, with protein sequence MNIRRSGAEASVRGPGEYFTGTVRIDAPFSGNGTLSGATVTFEPGARTTWHTHPLGQTLLVTSGLGRVQREGGPVEEIRPGDIVWIEPGEKHWHGAAPHCAMTHIAIAEMKDGKVVDWLEPVTDAQYGG encoded by the coding sequence ATGAACATCAGGCGCAGCGGGGCGGAAGCCTCGGTGAGAGGCCCCGGTGAGTATTTCACCGGCACCGTCCGGATTGATGCGCCGTTCAGCGGCAACGGCACGCTGAGCGGCGCCACCGTCACTTTCGAGCCAGGTGCGCGCACCACATGGCATACGCACCCGCTCGGGCAGACCCTTCTCGTCACATCCGGGCTTGGCCGCGTGCAGCGGGAAGGCGGCCCGGTCGAGGAAATCCGCCCTGGCGACATCGTCTGGATCGAGCCCGGTGAGAAGCACTGGCATGGCGCCGCACCGCATTGCGCGATGACGCACATCGCCATCGCCGAGATGAAGGACGGCAAGGTGGTCGACTGGCTCGAACCGGTGACCGACGCGCAGTACGGCGGCTGA